A window of Carassius gibelio isolate Cgi1373 ecotype wild population from Czech Republic chromosome A3, carGib1.2-hapl.c, whole genome shotgun sequence genomic DNA:
TTATATTTTGCTcaaaaaacatgataaaatactcttttattttatcatgcttgttttccaaaaaagtttattaataggggtcatcggatgctaaATTCACTTGTACATGTTGTTTGGACCATACTTTACTggtataatgataaaaatccacccagtggtCAAGTTTCACAGCTaaatgtggctaaagtaaacagtctttcCAAGAACTCCTGTTTGTCACCCCACAGAAGAGGGGGCGGGGtaagcagagctcattagcatttaaagcaaaatgcaaaaaatggATTAATTTCTGCAGAGCtgattttgacagggtaaaaatgATTTTTGAGAAAATTTCAAGTTTCAagagtttttaataataataataataataataataataataatattttattttaaatacaaatgtttaaatataattttaaagcaaaagttaaattactaaactaaaaatgaaaataataaaaagcacagaCTAATTGAGTTAAAAAGGCTATTTTGATTACCCCATTACACTTTACAGTTAGTGCtatcatacacatacacaaacttgTAGATTTAAAATTCTACACGTCACATTTATTATCCAACtacaaatatttcagcaaaatgtatattttagtcaGAGTTCTTGTGCTCCTATTTCATTGAGCTCTATCTGTTTGGCGCGCGGAGGAGCTAGTTCTAAATGAAGCCTGCGGAGTTTAGCAGAGAATTGCAAAGCAAAAGCTCATGCATTTCTGAcagtaaaattttaatattttcatgggctttttaaacatttacaaatggagAATTTACATgtgaaatgtaagttatgcattaaagagccagtaagatgaaaattttaagcttcctatcactgtttataagtcctgtacaataggtttaaattcatccaaggttaaaaaacattgtcattttgtcaaaatatcattttaaaattacctcaattctcagagatccccaaatggtttgcacgaagctgttcaaaagattcagtttccttaaaccccacctgtcggtagcatactgtgttctgattggtcaactaacatagtcaggtttgattggttgttccgcacacacctccacggaaaactatgcgttagcatctgtttggggtgaattatgtcttattcctctcatcgcgaagcaaacagtcaaataaaaaaacttgaacagtcttgctgctttttcttctgtgtgggtgtattcaaaccgcgcgcttcagtttgaatctgaatagcgcgttcagggcgggggcgtggtcacatataatgaagggagatgtgaaaaacagacattgcgttgttttcatatggattactttatcacagaatatctgttttcggcaccacttgtttagttttaaagaagatatgtcaagctttctatagatatctctctcatgtctcttcgttgagtgttcacggagttacacttcattttaatgacgtttttgtaaacgaagatcagcgcagacaggctgcagacagcacacatactgataagatgctcgggaaaaaacagacacataacttcataatcatatttcgcgttgtgattcggagatgctcgttgttctaaataaagttggtaatgaaccatcttttatggccaaacgctttgaaactcccgctgtactcaccgagattagaaaagcagtcatcagtgaaatgatgTGAAccgaacaaaagggatttgttgtactgctctggtactgtggtaaaaatgaattttagccattggttcttctgattttcattctttggcagtgaaaataaaacaaacttgcctttacaattaaaaacacactgtctcctcgacatgatgctctcacaccaaccagagcgtctgtgtgggggggtggggcagctcagagttcagtttctcccaagacggtaggcggagattattatgcaaagtgttcctagtgacgtacatagagatgggcaaaagatttgaaatttataacgactcgtttcagcgattcagagtcgactccttactttagaagccaataactttataaatcgtgtactttttggtttaattactttgcacattgtttacactgatggacagctacatcatacactgtaatacaggtaatttttgatttcccatctgtgtggctctttaagtaaaaaaaaagcacatctcAAATGCATTAAACTGTTAGCCTGACGCAGACTTTCTGTCAGAGTATCTGCTCTGAGACCTGGCCAGACTAAAAAGAGGTAACAAACATATGTGATGAGGTCACACAAAATGCACAGGACATTAAAGAACAGCAACACATCAAATGTAAGCTTTGCATTCATAATATGGCATTATGGGACGATTAAGTCTTTGAGATTTACAATACTTGATAGTTttccaattaaaatgtaaatttaacttGATTCAGATGGAGGAGCTGAGACCCAGAGACTTCAGTGAGTGACATGCAGATGTCAATCTGCTTCCAAGATAACACAAATGCTCTGACACAAGCTGAATAGACTGGACACTTGCACACACTTTAGGTTAgagggagaagagagagagaattagggattgtcatttttttaattaatcagtgtTTTGAAAATTTAACACAATGAAGAGATCATCCCTTCAAAGCAACATGCATTATTCATAAGTAATTACTGACAAAGAATCCATCAGAAATTTAATTAGCAAGGGCGCACACCTGCCACGCTCTCCTTTCCCTTTCTGAAGCTTACACAGACCCCAGACATGAAAACACAGCTTTACTGAGACTTATAAGCAGGCAATACATTTTAAGACCCATAaaagttatttcattattaacaTCTGAGCATAAAAGAAGCAGCAAGTAAAGGGCCATGGCCAGAAGGGATTAAGCAAGAACCGGAAGCTAAGAATAAACTGAATTTTCTACCTATTTAGAtcgttttattaacgtctacacctactcCACATGAAACCTACCCCatacaataatgtaaaaatagTAATTATTGTTTTACAGTGTGAGAAGAATTATGctatattgatgtgcacatgcccagtaGTTTTTGTTTGCTGTTTGCCATCTAGATTTAACCCAAGTAAAGTCTCTTTTCCCTGGCATCCTTGTAACGAATTAGAGCGACAGGTTTCAAAGCGAAGCTCAACATCTACTGGTTAAAAAGGCATTACAGAGATTTGGAGCAGCCAAGAGTCATCACGTTGATTTTAGTTTGATGCAATCGCGACGTAGCACTTTTATGTTACATACTAAATGAGATTTTATATGTGCTATGAATAGTTCACCTTTACCCtcgctaaaaacaaaaaaagtcagcTTGGCAAAGGAAGATAAAGTGTCATTTACATTATGAGGACTGTTTATCAGATgccttaaaagataaaaaaaaataataatctgatattaaaaaataagaactgCTTATCCTTTGCAGTATTTCATATCTGCACATATGGGTTGAAAAGTTACACAAACAAGAGTTAAAGATAAGAAAAGCTTTACTTTATTTATAATTAGAGATGAAGCAAATCGAATGACGCTCAATCAGgcataaacatgtaaataaaaacaaagacagtTTAATTAAGATTTAGAGAGACAAcctcataaaaaaacattaactgtCTAAAGTAGTAACGaagcaaaaatttaaatgaatgacgtacacacacaaacacacctgtgaCTAAAGGTATAGTTATAATTCACTGTGTTATAAAGgtatacaattaaataatttacccCACATAAGACATTAAAATGcttctttttctctccctctctcatacagacacacacacacacacacacacacacacacacaatttaatctATTGGGTGCTAGATATTTCAAAAAGCTTCATCCTCTCCAGAACAGTGAGTCCATCTTTAAGACTCTGAGAATTAAAATGAGAGATAGGTGAGAAAGCTTAAATTTTGGGAGCATTAGTACTTTGTACCGTGTAATGGTACAGATGATCCCACCTTGGATCTGTCGTGCTGTGTAAGTATAGCATGGTCCTTCAGGAAGTCTGGGTTGCTCCTGGATTTCACCAGATCTGCAACAGACatttacaaattgtgaataagtgCATCCTTGTGCTTTTGCCTTCACATTAACATGTCTGTTCTTGTAGGTTTGCTTACCAGATTTTAAGCTCTGCTGTCCGGCTGCCACCATCCTCAGTTTGGCAAAGTCACTTTTAGTTTTGACTTCTGAAGCACCCGGCTCAGATTCTAGCTctttaaaatactaaaaaaaaaaacgaaaaaaaaaaatgaaaaaagggaCAAAATCTGTGCAGTGGGACTATATTCTCTGTGTAAGCACTGATTGAATTAGCTTATTTGGGAACGATTGTGGTTAACATTTTTGAATATAACTAAATATAGCAATCAtctcatacaattttttttttatttataataatagatttttgtttttgtactgaCTACAAAATTACTCATGCCCATTCCTAGTATCAATGCCTTAAACTATTGATTTGTTTTAACTGAAAAAGGTGTTACCGTATTTCCTGCCTGCAGTTCCAATTTAAGTGAGTTGATCTCCTGTTTCAGACACTTAATCTCAGAATCCTTTACTCTGAGATTTACCTACATCAtcaaagaaagagacagagcACATCTGTTTTTACACATGTAAACCCACGAAGACTTCTTTTGTGAAAGCCAATTAAATGTACTGAACCCAGAGTGCAGATAACTTCAATCTGTGTTCAGTCAACCATCCCCTGCTAATTTTAGTAGCACAAGTCAAATATGGGGACTTTGCCATATGAAAGGGTGTCAAGTTTTACCTCCAGCTGATACATGTCTTTCTCCTGAGAAGACTGGGAATGCTTCACCTCCCCATTCATGTGTGAATGCATCAGGGATAATTCAGCAGCCAAAAGCTGATTTAATTCCTTAGAAACATATGTGGCCATGTGTGATACATATGTAAGGTAAGCAGTAAAGCAATGGCTGTGTGAATATGCACATTTTTAGTGTGCATGTGGATGTACCTGGTTGTGAATGCGAAGCTCCTGGTTCTCTCTCTGTGTTGTACTCAATGCTTCCCTTTCTGTTTCTACAGTCCGATTCAAATGAGTATTCTCCAAGCATTTCTGAGAATACTGCTCTGACAACACCTCCAGCTCCCTGTGCAATGTTTCAAGCTCCTCACTGCAGAAGATACACAGAGAGGCATATGGTTAATATACAGTACTGCAGTGCAACCATAAACTGATTTTTGATGGTGTGGCTGACAGTTCTCAGATTAATGACAGACATCACACACGTACCTGTATTGTGCATGAAGCTGGCGGATGTCCACACCAGCTCCGTTTTGCAGGGCTTTCTGAGTCTTGTCCATTTCAGCTTTGTGAGCTTTCCTCATAGCCTCAATGGCTGgaaaacaacaaataatatttaaaaaacagacAGAACTACCATTTGTATTTCTAAGCATAAATACAAGAGTAGCACAAATTTAGAACAAACCCCATGTATTTAGCTTTGTATAGTTTTCTAATGCATATTTCTGCACTTTATTTGTGTTGTGCATGAATGCTTAAAAGGACggtttactttaaaataaaattgtcatttattccAGCGGTTCTCAACTCCAGTCCTCGTGCCCCCCTGCTCtgaacattttgtatgtttcactTAAGTTTGTTCTATTTGAACGCAAGTGCACGAGACGtaaatttaaactgtatttatttacagatgtaTATGAGGTCTAGTGTTGTTTTCAACgacctgttttaattttagttttagtctagtcttggtgtgaagctgtcattttagtttttataagtTTTAGTCatgttcatactctttttagtctagttttagtcgacgaacactgaaaacattttagtctagttttagtcaatgaaaattgtattttagtctctttttagtaatgccattctatttaacccagtcaatatagtaCAAGTACCTTGTAGTATAGACAGAACCCAAATTTTATTTAAGCtaaacccatttcaaacaaggttatcttattatattattgttaccttatAGACTCAACAATGCATCCATTCCAGACATGCAAGACTCTCTGATTTGAatctacatttattttaccaaccaaacatCTTCTAAATAACGCCACGAGTGGGGCTTGAGGAATTGATGTTGCCTGCGTCTGCGCAGTGCGACCTGATGCAGCCCTTCAAGTGAGACACAgaaaacagaaatactgcaaaataataataacaggacTAAACCAGACGAAATAACGTTATTAAATTTAGATTAGTTTCGTTTTGGTCAATGAAAATGAAGAGACATTtaagcatagtttttatttttgtaaaccacatctagtcttgtttttattcttcaacaatattgcattatacatttaattatagtcatcgtCACATGACCAGAATTAACGTTGCATCTCCTCTTGTTTTAGTCATGTGATAAAGGTTCGTTGACAGcgatatttagtcataattttcgCTGACGAAAGCAACACTTGTCTGAGTGTGAAGACGTTGTGCAGCACAActccgtgaatgaatgttccgaagtgaggtaaacttccaACCGAATTCCCTGCTCATATGAACACTGTGCAGGGACCATGTCAGTGGGAACACACAGTTCACTTCATGCATGGAGTTCACTTTTTATGAGCCGATTAACTGAATCATGCGTGTTAACAGAGAGAGATATACAAAACGTGCCGAGCAGGGGGTCGCGagggactggaattgagaaacgctgatttactcaacctcatgaaTTTCAGACCTGATTGACTTCTTACAAGGAACTcaaaagtagtagtagtagccacTCTTTTTCTCACAATAAAATTTTATGGTAACCACAGCTGACCTTGTATGCCACTCACTATTATACCATTACAATAGAGCAGGAAAGCACCTCTTAaagatttgtaataataaaaaattatattaactaTGTCTTTAATTGTGTTCAGTTTAGTGAATTGTGCCATGTACTCTACTATAGTCTTTTCTGTAGCCCAAACGTACTTATATGGTCTGCTGTGCTGTACTGTTTGATCTGAATTAATGGTAGCTTTTGTTGAGAGTAGCACCTGCAATGGTGGCATTAGTCTCTTCCTGCAgtactctttctctctcctctgtCAGTCTCTCCACCTCTCTCTGATGCTGCCTCTGCATCTCCTCAATCACTCGCTGGTGGCTGTCCTCCATAATGCTGAATCCATGCTCATACGTAGCCTAAGACACAAAAGTTGTATAAAAGTCAATAATTGCATATTAATCTCATGCTGTAACATGAAAGCTGTGCATACCTTGATGGTTTCCAGGTCAAGGTGGAAGGCCTTGACATCCTGGTTGCTCAAATCCCTCAAGCAAGCAATCTCAGTCTCAAGCTCTCGGATTCGGTCTTGCAGATCAGTCACAGAAACCTGCTCAGTCTCTTTACTCTCCTCTAGTTCTGTAGGGGTTGCAGCTTTTGGTTTTGACAGGTTTTGAATGTGGTATTCATGGAGACGGCTCATCTCCTCTTCATGGATCTTCTGGAGCTCCTGGAGCTTCTCCTCAAACTCCAACTGCAATTTATCTGCTTCTTCCCTCAGTTGAGCATTGTTCTCTGCTGAAACACGCTCCTGTTCTGCCTTTTTGACAACAACACGCTCCTCACGCAGCTTCTCTTCATAATGCTCTGTCTGTTCCTGGAACATAGCCTCCATACTACGACACACGGCTCGACACTCACACTCAGCCTGCTCTCTCTGCTTGCGTAGGGCACTCATCTCCTGCTGCAGGGCCGAACGGAGACGACAGGCCACGTATGCTAAAGTGGCCTGACACGTTGCAGCCCGTAGGATGGCTGAGGGTAGATCACCAGGAAAGTCGGCCTCTCTAACATTAGACTGTAGCTGTGTTGAAAGGTTCTGCAGAGACTGGGCCTGAGCACGAAGCTCTACCACCAGACTCGTTCTGCAAGCAAGCTGTACCTCAGAGCCCTCAATGAGAAGATCTGTCACAAGTTTGTCATCCGTTTGTTCACTGTAAGGTGCAAGTTCTGGTGGGCTAATGTCAGCAAGTCTGGACCCCTGGTTCGAACAGTTTTCCATTTTGGTTCTAGATGAGGAACACTCTGGCCATGGCAAGTCATAAAAAAGTTCAGATTCCTTTGGCTCCTGCGAGGGATAAGTACAGAGAGTGTGTATGAGGTATGTCATCTCTGCTCTTTCACAAAGTCTATGGATTGCACTTTCACTCAGCGTGTTGTCTACCAGATCTTGTTCGAGAGGGTCCAAGAAGATCTGAGAGTATCTAGTTTCCACAGGCCCATCATTATTGCCTCCTTGAGCCATCCTAAGCATGTGGACATGTACCTCTGACAATCGATTAAGCAACTTTGAACTGGGATGCTCAAGTGCAGAGGCAATCCTTTGGATAATCAGTGCCTCCAGTGACAAAACTCTGCTGGCCATCTCTAGAGTTTGATTTCTCCCTGAACTCTTGCCAACCATCCTCTGGCCTCCGTTCTTTACATCATCATAAATGGAGAGTTTAGTTTTGTCTGAGTTTCTGTCGAAAGCGGTTCCCTCCAGACTATGCAAAGCTCCAGTAAAACTCGGCTGGGAATCCACAGAAAGACATGCATGCAGTCCAGTGTTGGGTTGTTGCTGTTGCTGAAGATGCATGGTAAGCTCCAGGAGTCGCTCTTCGGTGTCACATAACTTGCGCTCTAGTGCCTGGATGACAGAGATCACTCTATGTGACTCTTCTCCCTGAGTAGTAGGTTGCATTTCCAAATCACTCTGTGCTTTCTGTCTGCATTGCTGTGGCTCAGTCAATGTCTCACAAAGAACATTACCTTCAGAAGAATGGGTTTGAGCTTCCTTGAGTCTTTGTTCAGTCTCTTCTAGACTACTGCCCAGAATGGCCATCTTAAGAAGCACTTCCTGAAGTTCTTGTTCCTTCCAGTCTAACTCTCGCTGTTGCTGCACCAGCTGGGTTTGAAAGCGCTCCACACTGACCCTCTCACAGTCCAGCAGAGCACCTCGCATACTCTGGATTTCCTCACAAGCTCTTTCATAATCATGCTCCATGTCATAATAAAGAGTCTCTTCGGTTTGGAGGCGTGCCTGCAGGCGACAGACCTCACTGTCTGACTCTTCCAGCTGGTTTTGTAACTCCTGGCACCTTCGCAGAAGTTCATCAGTAATGTCTCCTGATGGCTTTTTCTGCAGCTCAGCCTCTTTCTGCATCAGATGCTCCTCTAGTTCCTTCGATCGTTGTTCTGATTGGTCGAGGCTGTCACTGAAGCTCCTCCTTTCTCTTTCCTGGCTCTCTTGCAGGAGGCGCAGGTGCCTCTGTAGCCGGACCTCTTTTAAGGCTTGCGCTTCTTCAGTTGCTTTAAGATAACCGGTTACCTCCTCCAACCGTCCACGCAGATTCTCCAGCACCTCCTCGCGCTCCTTCAGAAGAGCTTCTGCCTCTTGAATCTTTAACTCTGCCCTCTGAAGACATTCCCGGCTGTTGTTGAGCTCAGCTTGGAGTCTGGCTTCAC
This region includes:
- the LOC127947929 gene encoding myosin phosphatase Rho-interacting protein isoform X4, translating into MLSTLSHFPPKTMFSARENRCHRFQANIFNKSKCQNCFKTVDSHKLGEADLFQTKPVQVGWLLLAPEDTDFSTSGLRKRKWQRRYFVLYKHGLLRYSLDEMSGTLPHGSVNMTKCFEVLDVSSQTGFQNCLRLCFTDRDYYIRTESTDSFSISRWQENLIVYPKAAKSNQKKGKDPAHPPQQTTENLTSSSSSRSSAKKSSTSGNRFTSNVKRQGSISSNNNKSDQVSISDNAGTITSSATNGGSISVGSRTEGATKNDRRGSVVSRVEEVSLLSSEKELEEESLSSGVGVPSSSGNASSLNTMLRSSLSSSLSQSSGCSDTDGTKNRSGTESGYSSLEKTSPRVVDAQTHTDSRRSRKADQQEGSFLNTEFPPSTVTSSSTKQNDHKTTVITSQQDSVPKDIPDHLQHFTSCSLRSLERRPLDPTPTPDLLNFKKGWMSRLGEDGKWQKHWFVLTDQTLRFYRDSAAEEAADVDGEINLSTCYDVTDYAAERNYGFQIHTKDGVFTLCAMTYGIRRNWVQAVMKNVRPSVAPDVTCSIPQKLPMTCAHARTSSCQCSTVPQEAEQRSRIREHCREGRYKTFDWAELSCKQHKEELSDDLSGRQWNLNNECSVPPVPASSTEEQITHSAHEASKNEYLQKRRISQEQSLNIMSTDMPSHLSLIAVSTHTSSESISPGSLEVDAGTVHVHHDSPGELLEAKPKKEEQVDRSTSPLPVTTSSSSAQTEWQWDVELQSLRRELKAEHERNQTQEREFRLSEARLQAELNNSRECLQRAELKIQEAEALLKEREEVLENLRGRLEEVTGYLKATEEAQALKEVRLQRHLRLLQESQERERRSFSDSLDQSEQRSKELEEHLMQKEAELQKKPSGDITDELLRRCQELQNQLEESDSEVCRLQARLQTEETLYYDMEHDYERACEEIQSMRGALLDCERVSVERFQTQLVQQQRELDWKEQELQEVLLKMAILGSSLEETEQRLKEAQTHSSEGNVLCETLTEPQQCRQKAQSDLEMQPTTQGEESHRVISVIQALERKLCDTEERLLELTMHLQQQQQPNTGLHACLSVDSQPSFTGALHSLEGTAFDRNSDKTKLSIYDDVKNGGQRMVGKSSGRNQTLEMASRVLSLEALIIQRIASALEHPSSKLLNRLSEVHVHMLRMAQGGNNDGPVETRYSQIFLDPLEQDLVDNTLSESAIHRLCERAEMTYLIHTLCTYPSQEPKESELFYDLPWPECSSSRTKMENCSNQGSRLADISPPELAPYSEQTDDKLVTDLLIEGSEVQLACRTSLVVELRAQAQSLQNLSTQLQSNVREADFPGDLPSAILRAATCQATLAYVACRLRSALQQEMSALRKQREQAECECRAVCRSMEAMFQEQTEHYEEKLREERVVVKKAEQERVSAENNAQLREEADKLQLEFEEKLQELQKIHEEEMSRLHEYHIQNLSKPKAATPTELEESKETEQVSVTDLQDRIRELETEIACLRDLSNQDVKAFHLDLETIKATYEHGFSIMEDSHQRVIEEMQRQHQREVERLTEERERVLQEETNATIAAIEAMRKAHKAEMDKTQKALQNGAGVDIRQLHAQYSEELETLHRELEVLSEQYSQKCLENTHLNRTVETEREALSTTQRENQELRIHNQELNQLLAAELSLMHSHMNGEVKHSQSSQEKDMYQLEVNLRVKDSEIKCLKQEINSLKLELQAGNTYFKELESEPGASEVKTKSDFAKLRMVAAGQQSLKSDLVKSRSNPDFLKDHAILTQHDRSKSLKDGLTVLERMKLFEISSTQ
- the LOC127947929 gene encoding myosin-11 isoform X8, translated to MSLCPSPFPPPINHSSHGAGVGDPEDMVGCSLERSLESTGERQSHTSMTHTLRHEAYQAPGSRRKVCRKFGNRHRRSRKADQQEGSFLNTEFPPSTVTSSSTKQNDHKTTVITSQQDSVPKDIPDHLQHFTSCSLRSLERRPLDPTPTPDLLNFKKGWMSRLGEDGKWQKHWFVLTDQTLRFYRDSAAEEAADVDGEINLSTCYDVTDYAAERNYGFQIHTKDGVFTLCAMTYGIRRNWVQAVMKNVRPSVAPDVTWKSPAIKSRFECVFMTMSACSIPQKLPMTCAHARTSSCQCSTVPQEAEQRSRIREHCREGRYKTFDWAELSCKQHKEELSDDLSGRQWNLNNECSVPPVPASSTEEQITHSAHEASKNEYLQKRRISQEQSLNIMSTDMPSHLSLIAVSTHTSSESISPGSLEVDAGTVHVHHDSPGELLEAKPKKEEQVDRSTSPLPVTTSSSSAQTEWQWDVELQSLRRELKAEHERNQTQEREFRLSEARLQAELNNSRECLQRAELKIQEAEALLKEREEVLENLRGRLEEVTGYLKATEEAQALKEVRLQRHLRLLQESQERERRSFSDSLDQSEQRSKELEEHLMQKEAELQKKPSGDITDELLRRCQELQNQLEESDSEVCRLQARLQTEETLYYDMEHDYERACEEIQSMRGALLDCERVSVERFQTQLVQQQRELDWKEQELQEVLLKMAILGSSLEETEQRLKEAQTHSSEGNVLCETLTEPQQCRQKAQSDLEMQPTTQGEESHRVISVIQALERKLCDTEERLLELTMHLQQQQQPNTGLHACLSVDSQPSFTGALHSLEGTAFDRNSDKTKLSIYDDVKNGGQRMVGKSSGRNQTLEMASRVLSLEALIIQRIASALEHPSSKLLNRLSEVHVHMLRMAQGGNNDGPVETRYSQIFLDPLEQDLVDNTLSESAIHRLCERAEMTYLIHTLCTYPSQEPKESELFYDLPWPECSSSRTKMENCSNQGSRLADISPPELAPYSEQTDDKLVTDLLIEGSEVQLACRTSLVVELRAQAQSLQNLSTQLQSNVREADFPGDLPSAILRAATCQATLAYVACRLRSALQQEMSALRKQREQAECECRAVCRSMEAMFQEQTEHYEEKLREERVVVKKAEQERVSAENNAQLREEADKLQLEFEEKLQELQKIHEEEMSRLHEYHIQNLSKPKAATPTELEESKETEQVSVTDLQDRIRELETEIACLRDLSNQDVKAFHLDLETIKATYEHGFSIMEDSHQRVIEEMQRQHQREVERLTEERERVLQEETNATIAAIEAMRKAHKAEMDKTQKALQNGAGVDIRQLHAQYSEELETLHRELEVLSEQYSQKCLENTHLNRTVETEREALSTTQRENQELRIHNQELNQLLAAELSLMHSHMNGEVKHSQSSQEKDMYQLEVNLRVKDSEIKCLKQEINSLKLELQAGNTYFKELESEPGASEVKTKSDFAKLRMVAAGQQSLKSDLVKSRSNPDFLKDHAILTQHDRSKSLKDGLTVLERMKLFEISSTQ
- the LOC127947929 gene encoding myosin phosphatase Rho-interacting protein isoform X1 → MLSTLSHFPPKTMFSARENRCHRFQANIFNKSKCQNCFKTVDSHKLGEADLFQTKPVQVGWLLLAPEDTDFSTSGLRKRKWQRRYFVLYKHGLLRYSLDEMSGTLPHGSVNMTKCFEVLDVSSQTGFQNCLRLCFTDRDYYIRTESTDSFSISRWQENLIVYPKAAKSNQKKGKDPAHPPQQTTENLTSSSSSRSSAKKSSTSGNRFTSNVKRQGSISSNNNKSDQVSISDNAGTITSSATNGGSISVGSRTEGATKNDRRGSVVSRVEEVSLLSSEKELEEESLSSGVGVPSSSGNASSLNTMLRSSLSSSLSQSSGCSDTDGTKNRSGTESGYSSLEKTSPRVVDAQTHTDSRRSRKADQQEGSFLNTEFPPSTVTSSSTKQNDHKTTVITSQQDSVPKDIPDHLQHFTSCSLRSLERRPLDPTPTPDLLNFKKGWMSRLGEDGKWQKHWFVLTDQTLRFYRDSAAEEAADVDGEINLSTCYDVTDYAAERNYGFQIHTKDGVFTLCAMTYGIRRNWVQAVMKNVRPSVAPDVTWKSPAIKSRFECVFMTMSACSIPQKLPMTCAHARTSSCQCSTVPQEAEQRSRIREHCREGRYKTFDWAELSCKQHKEELSDDLSGRQWNLNNECSVPPVPASSTEEQITHSAHEASKNEYLQKRRISQEQSLNIMSTDMPSHLSLIAVSTHTSSESISPGSLEVDAGTVHVHHDSPGELLEAKPKKEEQVDRSTSPLPVTTSSSSAQTEWQWDVELQSLRRELKAEHERNQTQEREFRLSEARLQAELNNSRECLQRAELKIQEAEALLKEREEVLENLRGRLEEVTGYLKATEEAQALKEVRLQRHLRLLQESQERERRSFSDSLDQSEQRSKELEEHLMQKEAELQKKPSGDITDELLRRCQELQNQLEESDSEVCRLQARLQTEETLYYDMEHDYERACEEIQSMRGALLDCERVSVERFQTQLVQQQRELDWKEQELQEVLLKMAILGSSLEETEQRLKEAQTHSSEGNVLCETLTEPQQCRQKAQSDLEMQPTTQGEESHRVISVIQALERKLCDTEERLLELTMHLQQQQQPNTGLHACLSVDSQPSFTGALHSLEGTAFDRNSDKTKLSIYDDVKNGGQRMVGKSSGRNQTLEMASRVLSLEALIIQRIASALEHPSSKLLNRLSEVHVHMLRMAQGGNNDGPVETRYSQIFLDPLEQDLVDNTLSESAIHRLCERAEMTYLIHTLCTYPSQEPKESELFYDLPWPECSSSRTKMENCSNQGSRLADISPPELAPYSEQTDDKLVTDLLIEGSEVQLACRTSLVVELRAQAQSLQNLSTQLQSNVREADFPGDLPSAILRAATCQATLAYVACRLRSALQQEMSALRKQREQAECECRAVCRSMEAMFQEQTEHYEEKLREERVVVKKAEQERVSAENNAQLREEADKLQLEFEEKLQELQKIHEEEMSRLHEYHIQNLSKPKAATPTELEESKETEQVSVTDLQDRIRELETEIACLRDLSNQDVKAFHLDLETIKATYEHGFSIMEDSHQRVIEEMQRQHQREVERLTEERERVLQEETNATIAAIEAMRKAHKAEMDKTQKALQNGAGVDIRQLHAQYSEELETLHRELEVLSEQYSQKCLENTHLNRTVETEREALSTTQRENQELRIHNQELNQLLAAELSLMHSHMNGEVKHSQSSQEKDMYQLEVNLRVKDSEIKCLKQEINSLKLELQAGNTYFKELESEPGASEVKTKSDFAKLRMVAAGQQSLKSDLVKSRSNPDFLKDHAILTQHDRSKSLKDGLTVLERMKLFEISSTQ